One part of the Sphingobium yanoikuyae genome encodes these proteins:
- the pspA gene encoding phage shock protein PspA, producing MGIFSRTRDIIAANVTDLLDKAEDPAKMIRMIILEMEETLVEVRASAARTIADQKEMRRHIGKLQALQDGWTEKAQLALSKDREDLAKAALVERQKAADMAEHLSHEIEVLDEALKASEEDIAKLQGKLREARARQNSLVSRMESAQNRLRVREAYAGEKVNEAFARFDMLERRVDMAEGRADAMGLGAQPKTLEEEIAELKSADKVDADLAALKASMNKGA from the coding sequence ATGGGTATTTTCTCCCGCACCCGAGACATCATCGCCGCCAATGTCACCGACCTGCTCGACAAGGCCGAAGACCCGGCGAAGATGATCCGCATGATCATCCTCGAAATGGAGGAGACGCTGGTCGAGGTGCGCGCGTCCGCCGCCCGCACGATCGCCGACCAGAAGGAAATGCGTCGCCACATCGGCAAGCTGCAGGCGCTGCAGGATGGCTGGACCGAAAAGGCACAGCTTGCCCTCAGCAAGGACCGCGAGGACCTCGCCAAGGCTGCCCTGGTCGAACGCCAGAAGGCCGCCGACATGGCCGAGCATCTCTCCCACGAGATCGAGGTGCTGGACGAGGCGCTGAAGGCGTCGGAAGAGGATATCGCCAAGCTGCAGGGCAAGCTGCGCGAGGCGCGTGCCCGCCAGAACAGCCTGGTCAGCCGCATGGAAAGCGCGCAGAACCGCCTGCGGGTGCGTGAAGCCTATGCCGGCGAGAAGGTCAACGAAGCCTTTGCCCGCTTCGACATGCTCGAACGCCGCGTCGACATGGCCGAAGGCCGCGCCGATGCCATGGGTCTGGGCGCGCAGCCCAAGACGCTGGAAGAGGAAATCGCGGAACTGAAGTCGGCCGACAAGGTCGATGCCGATCTCGCCGCGCTCAAGGCCAGCATGAACAAGGGAGCCTGA
- a CDS encoding quinone-dependent dihydroorotate dehydrogenase, with protein sequence MSYRLIRPLFFALDAERAHNLSIALLRMMPTPAPLQADPMLAQTVAGIAFPNPVGLAAGYDKDGRVAHKMHGLGFGFAELGTLTPLAQPGNPQPRLFRLVEDKAVINRFGFNNGGQGAAADRIARYRRPVGEGPVIGINIGANKEATAAGRANADYATGVTCMAPLADYLTVNISSPNTPGLRALQGRAALDDLLGAVMAARPEGGPPIFLKVAPDLEPADIEDIAAACIDHRIDALIVSNTTITRPALQSVHAGETGGLSGAPLTDLSLGKLRDFRRLLGDRLPLIGVGGIANAEQAYARIRAGASLVQVYSALVYEGPYLARRINEGLKALMARDGVRHIGEVVGIDA encoded by the coding sequence ATGTCCTATCGCCTGATCCGTCCGCTCTTCTTCGCGCTCGATGCCGAGCGCGCCCATAATCTGTCGATCGCGCTGCTGCGGATGATGCCGACCCCAGCCCCGCTGCAGGCCGACCCAATGCTGGCGCAGACGGTAGCGGGCATCGCCTTTCCCAATCCGGTGGGTCTGGCGGCAGGCTATGACAAGGATGGCCGGGTCGCGCACAAGATGCATGGGCTGGGCTTCGGCTTTGCCGAGCTGGGCACGCTGACCCCGCTGGCACAGCCGGGCAATCCCCAGCCGCGCCTGTTCCGGCTGGTCGAGGACAAGGCGGTGATCAACCGCTTCGGCTTCAACAATGGCGGCCAGGGCGCCGCCGCCGACCGCATCGCCCGTTATCGCCGGCCGGTGGGCGAAGGACCGGTGATCGGCATCAATATCGGCGCCAACAAGGAAGCGACGGCGGCCGGGCGCGCCAATGCCGACTATGCCACCGGCGTTACCTGCATGGCGCCGCTGGCCGATTATCTGACCGTCAATATCTCCTCGCCCAATACGCCGGGGCTGCGGGCGCTGCAGGGCCGGGCGGCGCTGGACGACCTGCTGGGCGCGGTGATGGCGGCACGGCCCGAAGGCGGCCCGCCGATCTTCCTGAAGGTGGCACCCGACCTGGAGCCGGCCGATATCGAGGATATCGCCGCCGCCTGCATCGACCACCGGATCGACGCGCTGATCGTGTCCAACACCACCATCACCCGCCCGGCACTGCAATCGGTCCATGCGGGCGAAACCGGCGGCCTGTCGGGCGCGCCGCTGACCGACCTGTCGCTGGGCAAGCTGCGCGACTTCCGCCGGCTGCTGGGCGACCGGCTGCCGCTGATCGGCGTGGGTGGCATCGCCAATGCGGAGCAGGCCTATGCCCGCATCCGCGCCGGCGCATCGCTGGTGCAGGTCTATAGCGCGCTGGTCTATGAAGGCCCCTATCTCGCCAGGCGGATCAATGAAGGCCTGAAGGCGCTGATGGCGCGCGATGGCGTGCGCCATATCGGCGAGGTGGTGGGGATCGACGCCTGA
- a CDS encoding SufD family Fe-S cluster assembly protein: MTLLALPTRKDEAWRYSDLDALAAAWPVPAATRITVAEGESAHDHLLQDAADGATAVHDYVIDIADNARFDFHLLNIGGKLGRVTFAVTLGKGSHFELNGAIIGGGEQTLEIITSVTHAQPDATSGQTVRSILGSHATGNYLGSINVARDAQRTDAIQSIKAMLLDRTATANAKPELEIYADDVKCAHGATVGELDRQALFYMASRGMDPATAKTLLLKAFVAGVFDDVAQDDLRERFEAAALAKLGTLV; this comes from the coding sequence GTGACCCTGCTTGCTCTCCCCACGCGCAAGGATGAAGCCTGGCGTTACAGCGATCTTGACGCACTCGCCGCTGCCTGGCCGGTGCCGGCCGCGACCCGGATCACGGTGGCGGAGGGCGAAAGCGCGCATGACCATCTGCTGCAGGACGCGGCCGATGGTGCAACCGCTGTGCATGACTATGTCATTGATATCGCTGATAATGCCCGGTTCGATTTCCATCTGCTCAACATTGGCGGCAAGCTTGGACGTGTCACTTTCGCTGTCACGCTGGGCAAGGGCAGCCATTTCGAGCTGAACGGCGCGATCATCGGCGGTGGCGAGCAGACTCTGGAGATCATCACCAGCGTCACCCATGCCCAGCCCGACGCGACCAGCGGCCAGACCGTCCGCTCGATCCTGGGCAGCCATGCCACCGGCAATTATCTGGGCAGCATCAATGTCGCCCGCGATGCCCAGCGCACCGACGCCATCCAGTCGATCAAGGCGATGCTGCTCGACCGCACCGCCACGGCCAATGCCAAGCCGGAACTGGAAATCTATGCCGACGACGTGAAATGCGCCCATGGCGCCACGGTCGGCGAGCTGGACCGCCAAGCGCTCTTCTACATGGCCTCGCGCGGCATGGACCCGGCCACCGCCAAGACGCTGCTGCTGAAAGCCTTCGTTGCCGGCGTGTTCGACGATGTCGCGCAGGACGATCTGCGCGAACGGTTCGAAGCGGCGGCGCTCGCCAAGCTGGGGACGCTGGTATGA
- the ggt gene encoding gamma-glutamyltransferase: protein MTSRLTGLLAPFALIAPLALAPVTALAREPVALNATVSAADPRAAAAGQEILRKGGSATDAAIAMMLALNVVEPHNSGIGGGGFLMHHDGASGVLESIDGRETAPAAARPDRFMGADGKPLPFVQAWPGGYSVGVPGNLRMAWEAHKKWGKLPWADLFQPAIRLADDGFQLGERTATALKALQNIWADFPEIRSYYWIDGQLPAVGTTLKNPPLAALFKRIAAEGPDAFYLGENAQAIAKAVTTAPRNPVPMTTDDLANYKVKDRKPVCGHYRAYTVCGMGPASAGGITVLQVLGMVERFPLAQWGKDDPRSWHVIGEAMQLAYADRDTWLGDPEFVHVPIAGLIDPAYLKQRSGEIRLNKALTAYKPGLPAGAQPRTSALPQPESGTSHFVAVDRNGDIAAWTSTIESFFGSQLVANGVVLNNELTDFSFTPEKNGAPVANRVEPGKRPLSSMSPTIVYDAKGMPIFTVGAAGGKTIIMQVAKALIAHFDWGLSAQDSIALGLEFFNGDGLVLEQGTSLEAMKGPLEKLGHRVTISRLGLKANAAERTADGHWIGAADPRSPGVSLQE, encoded by the coding sequence ATGACCTCCCGCCTGACCGGCCTGCTGGCCCCCTTCGCCCTGATTGCCCCCCTTGCCCTGGCGCCCGTAACCGCGCTGGCGCGCGAGCCGGTGGCGTTGAATGCCACCGTGTCCGCCGCCGATCCGCGCGCGGCGGCGGCGGGGCAGGAAATATTGCGCAAGGGGGGCAGCGCCACCGATGCGGCGATCGCGATGATGCTGGCGCTGAACGTGGTCGAGCCGCATAATAGCGGCATCGGCGGCGGCGGCTTCCTGATGCATCATGACGGCGCGAGCGGCGTGCTGGAATCGATCGACGGGCGCGAGACCGCGCCGGCCGCTGCCCGGCCCGACCGTTTCATGGGCGCCGACGGCAAGCCCCTGCCCTTCGTCCAGGCCTGGCCGGGCGGCTATTCGGTCGGCGTGCCGGGCAATCTGCGCATGGCATGGGAAGCCCACAAGAAATGGGGCAAGCTGCCCTGGGCCGACCTGTTTCAGCCGGCGATCCGGCTGGCCGACGACGGCTTCCAGCTGGGCGAGCGCACCGCCACGGCGCTGAAGGCGCTGCAGAATATCTGGGCCGATTTCCCCGAAATCCGCAGCTATTACTGGATCGACGGGCAGTTGCCGGCGGTCGGCACGACGCTGAAGAACCCACCGCTCGCCGCCCTGTTCAAGCGGATCGCGGCGGAAGGGCCGGACGCCTTCTATCTGGGCGAGAATGCGCAGGCGATCGCCAAGGCCGTCACCACTGCGCCGCGGAACCCGGTGCCGATGACGACCGACGACCTGGCCAATTACAAGGTCAAGGACCGCAAGCCGGTATGCGGCCATTATCGCGCTTATACGGTGTGCGGCATGGGCCCGGCGTCGGCCGGCGGCATCACCGTGCTGCAGGTGCTGGGCATGGTCGAGCGCTTCCCGCTGGCGCAGTGGGGCAAGGATGATCCGCGCTCCTGGCACGTCATCGGCGAAGCGATGCAACTCGCCTATGCCGATCGCGACACCTGGCTGGGCGATCCCGAATTCGTCCATGTGCCGATCGCCGGGCTGATCGATCCCGCTTATTTGAAGCAGCGATCGGGCGAGATCCGGCTGAACAAGGCGCTCACTGCCTATAAGCCCGGCCTGCCCGCCGGGGCGCAGCCGCGCACCAGCGCCCTGCCCCAGCCGGAAAGCGGCACCAGCCATTTCGTCGCGGTGGACCGCAATGGCGACATCGCCGCCTGGACATCGACGATCGAGAGCTTCTTCGGCAGCCAGCTGGTTGCCAATGGCGTGGTGCTGAACAATGAGCTGACCGATTTCAGCTTCACGCCCGAGAAGAATGGCGCGCCGGTCGCCAACCGGGTGGAGCCGGGCAAGCGGCCGCTGTCGTCCATGTCGCCGACGATCGTCTATGACGCCAAGGGCATGCCGATCTTCACCGTTGGCGCGGCCGGCGGCAAGACCATCATCATGCAGGTCGCCAAGGCGCTAATCGCCCATTTCGACTGGGGCCTGTCGGCGCAGGATTCGATCGCGCTGGGGCTGGAATTCTTCAATGGCGACGGGCTGGTGCTGGAGCAGGGCACGTCGCTGGAGGCAATGAAGGGACCGCTGGAGAAACTGGGCCACCGCGTCACCATTTCGCGCCTGGGCCTCAAGGCCAATGCCGCCGAGCGCACCGCCGACGGCCACTGGATCGGCGCCGCCGACCCGCGCAGCCCCGGCGTGTCGCTGCAGGAATAA
- the pspC gene encoding envelope stress response membrane protein PspC: MSARRTKFYLDKQNGKWMGVCSGIADYTGIDVVWVRVGAVLVTLMGAFPWTLIAYFAAAYFADAKPQGLYSDRDDEKFWQGVRTNPARSTRDVRSKFRDIDRRLADIEVYYTSRNTRLADEIDSLR, from the coding sequence ATGAGCGCCCGCCGCACCAAATTCTATCTCGACAAGCAGAATGGCAAGTGGATGGGCGTGTGCTCCGGCATCGCCGACTATACTGGGATCGACGTGGTCTGGGTCCGGGTCGGCGCGGTGCTGGTGACCCTCATGGGCGCCTTCCCCTGGACGCTGATCGCCTATTTCGCCGCCGCCTATTTCGCCGATGCCAAGCCCCAGGGCCTTTATTCGGATCGGGACGACGAGAAATTCTGGCAGGGCGTGCGCACCAATCCGGCGCGCTCCACCCGCGACGTCCGCTCCAAGTTCCGCGACATCGACCGCCGCCTCGCCGACATCGAGGTCTATTATACCAGCCGCAACACGCGCCTCGCCGACGAGATCGACAGCCTGCGCTGA
- the pspB gene encoding envelope stress response membrane protein PspB: MEDVFLPIMVCGMLFIGMPWLIFHYVTKWKQAPKITDEDERLLDELHLLARRLEDRLQTVERIVAADNPDFRPQRPAQDDNYDFDRRN; this comes from the coding sequence ATGGAAGACGTCTTCTTGCCTATCATGGTCTGCGGCATGCTGTTCATCGGCATGCCCTGGCTGATCTTCCACTATGTCACCAAGTGGAAGCAGGCGCCCAAGATCACCGACGAGGATGAGCGGCTGCTGGATGAACTCCACCTGCTCGCCCGCCGTCTCGAAGACAGGCTGCAGACGGTCGAACGGATCGTCGCAGCCGACAATCCCGACTTCCGCCCGCAACGTCCGGCACAGGACGATAATTACGACTTCGACCGGAGGAACTGA
- the sufC gene encoding Fe-S cluster assembly ATPase SufC — translation MLTIENLTNEIDGKAILKGLSLQINAGEIHAIMGPNGAGKSTLAYTLGGRPNYDVTGGTATFEGEDLFAMDPHERAAAGLFLGFQYPVEIPGVSNLQFLRESLNSQRRARGEKELNGGEFIKLAKEKAGLLGLDMEMLKRPVNVGFSGGEKKRAEMVQMGILDPKLAILDETDSGLDIDALKTVGAGINAIMRKPDKAVLLITHYQRLLDYVKPDFVHVLAAGRIVKSGGPELALQLESEGYSEVLGAEVTAA, via the coding sequence ATGCTGACGATCGAGAACCTCACCAACGAAATCGACGGCAAGGCGATCCTCAAGGGCCTGTCGCTCCAGATCAACGCGGGCGAAATCCACGCGATCATGGGGCCGAACGGCGCCGGCAAGTCGACCCTTGCCTACACGCTGGGCGGCCGCCCCAACTATGACGTGACCGGCGGCACCGCGACCTTCGAGGGCGAAGACCTGTTCGCCATGGACCCGCATGAGCGCGCCGCTGCCGGCCTGTTCCTGGGTTTCCAGTATCCGGTCGAGATCCCCGGCGTCTCCAACCTGCAGTTCCTGCGCGAAAGCCTCAATTCGCAGCGCCGCGCGCGCGGCGAGAAGGAACTGAACGGCGGCGAGTTCATCAAGCTGGCCAAGGAAAAGGCCGGCCTGCTCGGCCTCGACATGGAGATGCTCAAGCGTCCGGTGAATGTCGGCTTTTCCGGTGGTGAGAAGAAGCGCGCCGAAATGGTCCAGATGGGCATCCTCGATCCCAAGCTCGCGATCCTCGACGAAACCGACTCGGGCCTCGACATCGACGCGCTCAAGACCGTCGGCGCGGGCATCAACGCGATCATGCGCAAGCCTGACAAGGCGGTGCTGCTGATCACCCATTATCAGCGCCTGCTCGACTATGTGAAGCCGGACTTCGTCCACGTCCTGGCCGCCGGCCGCATCGTCAAGTCGGGCGGCCCGGAACTGGCGCTGCAGCTGGAAAGCGAAGGCTATTCAGAAGTGCTTGGGGCCGAGGTGACCGCGGCGTGA
- a CDS encoding endonuclease domain-containing protein → MIDQTPLDQARRLNSPPLQGRGRGWGLSAGRLDQLKGFAREMRHEPTEPEKRLWARLSRSQIGGHKFRRQSVIGPFIVDFLCPQKALIVEVDGDTHVAGSDVARDQALQQQGYQVIRIANQDVMRNIEGVCAAILGALDQAPDRWASPHPNPSPEGEGLFQINEKTSDQ, encoded by the coding sequence TTGATCGATCAGACACCTCTGGATCAGGCACGCCGCCTAAACTCCCCTCCCCTTCAGGGGAGGGGCCGGGGGTGGGGGCTCTCGGCTGGTCGTCTCGACCAGTTGAAGGGCTTCGCGCGCGAAATGCGTCATGAGCCGACCGAGCCGGAAAAGCGCCTATGGGCGAGATTGTCCCGCTCCCAGATCGGTGGCCATAAATTCCGCCGCCAATCCGTGATCGGCCCTTTCATCGTCGACTTCCTCTGCCCGCAAAAGGCGCTGATCGTGGAAGTCGATGGAGACACCCATGTTGCGGGTTCCGATGTGGCGCGCGATCAGGCGCTGCAACAACAAGGTTATCAGGTCATTCGCATCGCCAACCAGGACGTGATGCGGAATATCGAAGGGGTTTGTGCCGCGATCCTCGGCGCGCTGGATCAGGCGCCGGATCGTTGGGCTAGCCCCCACCCCAACCCCTCCCCTGAAGGGGAGGGGCTTTTTCAGATCAACGAAAAGACGAGCGATCAATGA
- a CDS encoding RrF2 family transcriptional regulator, producing the protein MKLSSFADYAVVLMSAAARHCGAAKMNATTLSAETGIPLPTAQKLVSRLSAAGLLESSRGTGGGVRLSRPPATITLADVVEAVEGPIAMTACSEQGAHDCNLEQDCRIRPHMNLANNAIREALANVTIASLTREMA; encoded by the coding sequence ATGAAATTATCGAGCTTTGCCGATTATGCCGTCGTGCTGATGTCTGCCGCCGCCCGCCACTGCGGTGCGGCCAAGATGAACGCGACCACGCTCAGCGCCGAAACCGGCATCCCGCTGCCCACCGCGCAGAAGCTGGTGAGCCGGCTGTCGGCGGCGGGTCTGCTCGAATCGAGCCGGGGCACCGGTGGCGGCGTGCGCCTGTCGCGCCCGCCCGCGACGATCACCCTGGCGGACGTGGTGGAGGCGGTCGAAGGCCCCATCGCCATGACCGCATGCAGCGAACAGGGGGCGCATGACTGCAATCTGGAACAGGATTGCCGCATCCGTCCGCACATGAATCTGGCGAACAACGCGATCCGCGAAGCGCTCGCGAACGTGACCATCGCCAGCCTGACACGAGAAATGGCATGA
- a CDS encoding SUF system Fe-S cluster assembly protein, which translates to MTEEKKFMVEEVDAVETPPKARVEEAEAAPRQRDYLDGFLAQKPSEVAAGEPGGDLYDGIIDALKEIFDPEIPVNIYDLGLIYGVDVTSDGHAVVTMTLTTPHCPVAESMPGEVELRVGAVPGVGDIEVNLVWDPPWDPGKMSDEAKLELGML; encoded by the coding sequence ATGACCGAGGAAAAGAAGTTCATGGTGGAAGAAGTCGACGCGGTGGAAACCCCGCCCAAGGCGCGCGTGGAAGAGGCGGAGGCCGCTCCGCGCCAGCGCGACTATCTCGACGGTTTCCTGGCGCAGAAGCCCAGCGAAGTCGCGGCCGGCGAGCCGGGCGGCGATCTCTATGATGGCATCATCGATGCGCTGAAGGAAATCTTCGACCCCGAAATCCCGGTCAACATCTATGATCTCGGCCTCATCTACGGCGTCGACGTCACCAGCGATGGCCATGCCGTCGTCACCATGACGCTGACCACGCCGCACTGCCCGGTCGCCGAATCCATGCCTGGCGAGGTCGAACTGCGCGTCGGCGCGGTGCCGGGCGTCGGCGATATCGAGGTGAACCTGGTCTGGGATCCGCCATGGGATCCGGGCAAGATGTCGGACGAAGCCAAGCTCGAACTGGGAATGCTCTGA
- the sufB gene encoding Fe-S cluster assembly protein SufB: protein MTEEVSTVRNQEALEAAERASTYEHGWSSAIEQDFAPKGLNEDTVRFISAKKNEPQWLLDWRLKAFAMWQKMEAPDWAKLNVPPIDYQDAYYYAEPKKKVELDSLDQVDPEILATYQKLGIPIAEQEMLAGVKGSRKIAVDAVFDSVSVATTFRKELEEAGVIFRSISEAVREFPDLVKKWLGKVVPMHDNYFATLNCAVFSDGTFVYIPKGVRCPMELSTYFRINAENTGQFERTLIVADDGAYVSYLEGCTAPMRDENQLHAAVVELVALDDAEIKYSTVQNWYPGDENGKGGIYNFVTKRALCQGRNSKVSWTQVETGSAITWKYPSCVLNGENSVGEFYSVALTNNLQQADTGTKMIHNGKGSRSTIVSKGISAGRSNNTYRGLVRVAPGAEGVRNFTQCDSLLLGDQCGAHTVPYIEVRNPSAQIEHEATTSKISDDQLFYAMQRGLDQESAVSLIVNGFAKEVLQQLPMEFAVEAQKLLGISLEGSVG, encoded by the coding sequence ATGACTGAAGAAGTGAGCACCGTCCGTAATCAGGAAGCGCTGGAGGCCGCCGAGCGCGCCTCCACCTATGAGCATGGCTGGTCGTCGGCGATCGAGCAGGATTTCGCGCCCAAGGGCCTGAACGAGGATACGGTCCGCTTCATCTCGGCCAAGAAGAACGAGCCGCAATGGTTGCTCGACTGGCGCCTCAAGGCCTTCGCCATGTGGCAGAAGATGGAAGCGCCGGACTGGGCCAAGCTCAATGTCCCGCCGATCGACTATCAGGACGCCTATTATTACGCCGAGCCCAAGAAGAAGGTGGAGCTGGATTCGCTGGATCAGGTCGATCCGGAGATTCTCGCCACCTATCAGAAGCTGGGTATCCCCATCGCCGAGCAGGAAATGCTCGCCGGCGTGAAGGGCAGCCGCAAGATTGCGGTCGACGCCGTGTTCGACTCGGTTTCGGTCGCCACCACCTTCCGCAAGGAGTTGGAAGAGGCTGGCGTCATCTTCCGCTCGATCAGCGAAGCGGTGCGCGAATTTCCGGACCTCGTAAAGAAGTGGCTGGGCAAGGTCGTGCCGATGCACGACAATTATTTCGCCACCTTGAACTGCGCGGTCTTCTCCGACGGCACCTTCGTCTACATTCCCAAGGGTGTTCGCTGCCCGATGGAGCTGAGCACCTATTTCCGCATCAACGCGGAAAATACCGGCCAGTTCGAACGCACTTTGATCGTCGCGGACGATGGCGCCTATGTCTCCTATCTCGAAGGCTGCACCGCGCCGATGCGCGATGAAAATCAGCTCCACGCCGCCGTGGTGGAACTGGTCGCGCTCGACGATGCCGAAATCAAATATTCGACCGTCCAGAACTGGTATCCCGGTGACGAGAATGGCAAGGGCGGCATCTATAATTTCGTGACCAAGCGCGCGCTCTGCCAGGGCCGCAATAGCAAGGTCAGCTGGACCCAGGTTGAAACCGGTTCGGCCATCACCTGGAAATATCCGTCCTGCGTGCTGAATGGCGAGAATAGCGTCGGCGAATTTTACTCGGTCGCGCTCACCAACAATCTGCAACAGGCCGACACCGGCACCAAGATGATCCACAATGGCAAGGGCAGCCGCTCGACCATCGTGTCGAAGGGGATCAGCGCGGGCCGCAGCAACAACACCTATCGCGGCCTCGTCCGCGTCGCGCCGGGCGCCGAAGGCGTGCGCAACTTCACCCAGTGCGACAGCTTGCTGCTGGGCGACCAGTGCGGCGCCCACACCGTGCCCTATATCGAGGTGCGCAATCCCTCGGCTCAGATCGAGCATGAGGCGACCACCAGCAAGATCAGCGACGACCAGCTCTTCTACGCGATGCAGCGCGGCCTGGATCAGGAAAGCGCGGTCAGCCTGATCGTCAACGGCTTCGCCAAGGAAGTGCTGCAGCAACTGCCGATGGAATTCGCGGTGGAAGCGCAGAAGCTGCTGGGCATTTCGCTGGAGGGTTCGGTCGGTTGA
- a CDS encoding SufE family protein, whose protein sequence is MGGMTDQPAPMPVLADLQEEYEFLDADDRYRLLIDLGRGLEDMPDALKTDTTLVRGCSAAVWVYPTVLDDGRLHFLADSNAAITKGIIALVLLTVQDRAPAEIGATDIEGALAPFDLKNQLSSNRTQGIPNMIALIRETAARYA, encoded by the coding sequence ATGGGCGGCATGACCGATCAGCCCGCCCCGATGCCCGTTCTGGCCGACCTCCAGGAAGAATATGAATTTCTCGACGCCGATGATCGCTATCGCCTGTTGATCGATCTCGGCCGGGGGCTGGAGGATATGCCCGACGCGCTCAAGACCGATACGACGCTGGTGCGGGGCTGTTCGGCGGCGGTCTGGGTCTATCCCACGGTGCTGGATGACGGCCGGCTCCATTTCCTTGCTGACAGCAATGCCGCCATCACCAAGGGGATCATCGCGCTGGTGCTGCTGACCGTGCAGGACCGCGCCCCGGCAGAGATCGGCGCGACCGATATCGAGGGCGCGCTGGCCCCCTTCGACCTCAAGAACCAGCTGAGCTCCAACCGCACCCAGGGCATTCCCAACATGATCGCCCTGATCCGCGAGACCGCTGCTCGCTACGCCTGA
- a CDS encoding aminotransferase class V-fold PLP-dependent enzyme: protein MTDLAQGLRLRDDFPGVGDWHYLDSAATAQKPTAVIDAIARAYGPDYATVHRGVYERSANMTLAYEAARRKVAGFIGAQSDSEIVYVRGATEGINLVAQCWAGTQLKAGDRILLSTLEHHSNIVPWQIVAEKVGAQIDVVPLTQDGRIDLDAMRAMITPQHRMVALAHVSNVLGSVLDCRRAADIAHMVGAKILIDGCQAVPRLAVDVQALDCDFYVFSAHKLYGPTGIGVLWGRKELLDAMPPYQGGGSMIDKVTFEKTTYAPAPTRFEAGTPHIVGVVGLSAAIDYVQGIGLDTIHAHECAMVAKARTAISQINSVRVFGPEDSAGILSFEVEGVHPHDVGTILDETGVAIRAGHHCAQPLMRHLGVEATARASFGIYSDDSDVDALVKGIERVRKIFG from the coding sequence ATGACCGATCTCGCCCAAGGCCTGCGCCTGCGGGACGACTTTCCCGGTGTCGGCGACTGGCATTATCTCGACAGCGCCGCCACCGCGCAGAAGCCGACCGCCGTGATCGACGCGATCGCCCGCGCCTATGGCCCGGACTATGCCACCGTGCATCGCGGCGTCTATGAACGCTCGGCAAACATGACGCTCGCCTATGAGGCCGCCCGGCGCAAGGTCGCCGGCTTTATTGGCGCGCAGTCGGACAGCGAGATCGTCTATGTCCGCGGCGCGACCGAGGGCATCAACCTCGTCGCCCAATGCTGGGCCGGCACGCAGTTGAAGGCCGGCGACCGCATCCTGCTGTCGACCCTGGAACATCACAGCAATATCGTCCCCTGGCAGATCGTGGCTGAAAAGGTCGGCGCCCAGATCGACGTGGTGCCGCTGACGCAGGATGGCCGGATCGATCTCGACGCGATGCGCGCGATGATCACGCCGCAGCACCGCATGGTCGCGCTCGCCCATGTGTCGAACGTGCTCGGCAGCGTGCTCGATTGCCGCCGCGCCGCCGATATCGCCCATATGGTGGGCGCCAAGATCCTGATCGACGGTTGCCAGGCGGTCCCCCGCCTCGCCGTCGATGTGCAGGCGCTCGACTGCGACTTCTACGTCTTCTCCGCGCACAAGCTTTACGGCCCGACCGGCATCGGCGTGCTGTGGGGTCGCAAGGAACTGCTCGACGCCATGCCGCCCTATCAGGGCGGCGGGTCGATGATCGACAAGGTGACGTTCGAAAAGACGACCTATGCCCCCGCGCCGACCCGGTTCGAGGCAGGCACGCCGCATATCGTCGGCGTCGTCGGCCTGTCGGCGGCGATCGACTATGTCCAGGGCATCGGCCTCGACACCATCCACGCCCATGAATGCGCCATGGTGGCCAAGGCCCGCACCGCGATCAGCCAGATCAACAGCGTGCGCGTCTTTGGCCCGGAAGATTCCGCCGGTATCCTTTCTTTCGAGGTGGAGGGGGTGCATCCGCACGATGTCGGCACCATATTGGATGAAACGGGTGTCGCGATCCGCGCCGGCCATCATTGCGCCCAGCCGCTGATGCGGCATCTGGGCGTCGAGGCGACCGCACGGGCCAGTTTCGGCATCTATAGCGACGACAGCGACGTGGATGCGCTGGTCAAGGGTATCGAACGGGTAAGGAAGATCTTCGGATGA